CTTTAATgtggcatgtctaggtggtttaacatgggtaccatttattttcccgaatttttcccatatttcttgaatgggagtattattagagagatcttcTACATACTTCCTCTATGAAACAATTCTTTCTTGAATtacttcatttttaaattttgcagatattttgttgtatagaggtTTCAATGTATcaacttctaataataatataatccttTTTTGTAGAGGTCTTTCTATtactggtaatgttttatttattttactgaactttcctatctaattgtcaccctattgagtgttttatattcatTAAGTAGTTCTTATTCCTGGAGATTAATCAAGCATTGTTTTGTTGCTCTTATCTATTTTAATATTCGTTTCATTGTTTGATTTTAGCATAGTGGAGAAGGGGAGTTTCCTAGCAGGTCATTGCATTCCTCTATCTTTCAATTCCAATTTGACCTCATTTATAGAGTATTCCTGTTCTTTCCTGGAGTAACTTTAATtttgaatcatatatataatacatacactccttaTACCTTTTGAATGGTGATTTTAGGTTTACCGCACATTTGCCATCTTCGTTAGATCCACAATATGCTTATACAAACGTATTCCAGCAATTTTTTATTGGATGTCCATACTAACTACAGATTTGGCACTGTAGTGATTTTGGAGCATATGGTCTAGTTTCTctgttttggcccatgattttaatttctAAGGGTAATGCTTGgccatcaaactttttttttattcttaatgacTTCCTACTACTTTGTTGTATATTTCACAGTCTTGCACAGTGCTGTACCTGTTTTACAGGAAttcactaatatatttttttctattggttcatcattattatcaggAAGTACTAtggtaccctgtacactgttcatactgtcatgtcttttttttccatttgtacttttatattattaaaaaaatttttagctaaagtaattttctgatttattattagttatggtTTTTCTCAACCAcatctgttcttttatttgtgAGTGACATTTCAGAAGTTTAATGTCGATACTCTAAGAAGTTTTCTCATTTTAATGCaggtattttcttttccttttctaatgTCAGGAagcttgaccaacttccactcccaaagagagATTCGAAGTGAATCAaggttggatggatggatggatggatggatggatgtatgagttttagggcaaaagcccaggcactggggccaaaggagccattcagcgccgtaatggaaagtaaataaattacattaaaaatgagttaataagtgtatgaagaaaatggttatagataaattaccatatgacaaatgaatgagttaatgaagaaaatgcttaataaataaatatatatatctatgatgtgatagataaaaaataattaaatggtattaaaaatgtttatagactttGAAAAGGAGAGGAGAGTAGAAATATTtacttcatctcccaaaatatcacaaagggatttacctctaagatatctctctctctggttaaaatatctggggcaagcaaccagaatgtgctccactgttagcatctcgccaccgcaagaaccctctgggaggctgcccccttctaaaatatactgatgggtcaaataagtgtgcctaATCCTCACTCtacttaaaactatttctgttcgcctatcagactggaaagacgaaggtcacggcaatatattatttctaatatatctgtactttctattattggcaagatgaggagaagtccatctttcttgccatttgcttaaaatataagacctaaaaagatcttttagatctgtatgaggcactttactaaaggctgtttctgatgagacactagcagctttcgcttccctatctgccatctcgtttccgcaaatccccacatgtgaagggacccaacagaaaaagacagatttacgcaaataatacaaatggaggagcgattcctgaacaTTTTtaactaacggatggaagctattcaatttttaatagcttctaaagtgcttttggaatctgagtaaatgacaaaattagtgttgccactttgaacaactatatccagggcagagactatggctgttaattctgctgtgaatatggatgcaaagtcaggtagtttagctgtatatgctgtatcaccaaggataactgcacagccaacaccactactTGACTTTGATTCATCTGTATACATTTTTGATACATTAGTATGGACAatgcttttttgcacacggatgcttctggaataagccatggaggatacacaggatgttttacttccatgactttctgggatttaagatgattacccctaacatcttcatttagtctaacttggaatggtctagaggctctcATACCAGAAAAGACGTGAGGGTCTacttccctcagcacctggaaggagggatttttgggagcacttttaattctagccatgtaccttaatcctagttctcgccttctcagatcaaggggaagttggttagtatcaacatacatgctttcaacaggcgaagttctaaaagccactgagcatattctcagccccatattgtgtacaacatccagttccttcagcctggtttgacaagctgaggaataaatcttacagccatagtctagcttggatctaCACGAGTCCTAGAGCAATAGATTCACTGGCTCTGACTATGAAGAAGCAGAAGCACAAGAAATCACTggtgctgcctccaaagaggcaggagtaccagaaatctcTGGTGCTGCCTACAAAATGGCAGGGGcaccagaaaccactggcacagCTTTCAAAGATGCTGGGGTGCCAGAAGCCACTGGAGTAGCCTACAAAGAGGTGGGAGTACACGTCACCACTGATCTTCCCTTCACATTGCCAAAGAAAGTATCACTGGTACCTTTTATATTCTTCTTCTGTTAGCAGCgatactggaaaaggatattccagGTCAAACAGATTGAcgtaatattttctcttttgcctctctaaatgtgatATGTTCACTTATCCTTAACGTTTGTAACACCTTTTCCATGATGTTCACATCACAATTCTGTGAGGAAGCTGGAAGATTCTCTTCACAATGTATACATACTGCTTCTTTCTTACATACACCAAGCTACAGTTCACCACATTTAACACATGTCAGGCTTGCCTTGTCACTTCTGCCAACAAGACCctaacatatatctatagataaaatatatctatatttttggcAATAAAAACATTTCCTCAGTCTTAGGATGTATTGCTTTACATTAAAACGAAACTTActgcttttattatattatgtaatcatGTTGAATTAAATTTGACAATTAAATTTGGAAGTGGAACAAAGGCTCCATTGATCTTCTTCATTCATTCAACTCTAATTACACCTTGATCCTTTATGTGATTCCCTTGGTgtgattccaaaaagcatgttcTTTTATTCTATTACTCATAAAGAttgaaaatcataaataaattagGTAAatatgaaaaccttaaaaaaatattataagtttttcatgtaaattattttcccaccaatggcacaagtgagggCCGGCTACCAAATGTCCATTCTCTACCCTACCCAACAGATAGCACGAACACAATTAGAGTGGCCTAAGTGTCAGCCAAATCCGGTTGTTGGGACTGAGAGTTTTAcgagaatacaatcatccccatccCAATCATGTCATGTGCAAACCAGACAGAATGCTAAGAGTCAGAACCAAACCAATGCTGGAATACACGGCCCAGCCCTAAAGAATAGTTCCGTCCTTGAGCTATCAATCAGATATCTCTCAGGCCCAAACATTATCACAGTTCCCACTCTTTGGCTTTAGCTATAAACCGagtcccagctatgataccttttcctatttatcaggtccaataaatcttaccaagagtagaaaattccacaaaaatatgGGACTCTAGGACTTAAACCCGGAAATAAATACCAGGCGCTCAAGAGCCCTCTCAACAAgactctaggagagagagagagagagagacagacagagagaaagctaGTTATCAAGGTGTCTCTTCAAGGCTAGATCTtccttttttcaaagaaaaaatttgACTGTCACCTAATTATGTCTTGTATTGTTACAGTATGCCCCTTAACTAAGAATAAATAAAGGAGAAacggaaacattaaaaaatcggTTCTGCTAATACAAATTGTTGTGTTATATTCCTGATTTATATGTACTCAACAAATTAAAATTTGATTACTAAACCGGTCCAAATAAATATCTGCTGAATaggaaaaataatgtttatttattaataagagTTTCGAAACATTCTTACTGTTAAAATTTTGAGTAAAAATATTCCCATAAACGAAAGTACTCAATCAACTCACGATAAAAGTATCTACAAGCGacaaacattacaaaaaaattacataGTAAAGTTGCTTCTCAATCTGTGAAACACTATACCAACCAAAATATTCAAGAAAGTGAAAAACAATAAATCTAAATCTCTAAAGGACTAAGAACTTCGAAGTCTAGAGATACCGCTAGAAAAACATTGATTGGCCATATCTGTTCAATTTCAAACATATGGTTTATGGTCTAAAATTAGTAAAGTTGGCGAAAGAAATGAACTTatttctatcaaattcatttacCAGTTTCAAGCATAATACTCTAAACTAAATTTATGTAATATCCGGTTAAACCAAAGTAATGAAGGGAAATGGGATTAAAACATTATTCTGCTGAAAATTTTTGAATAGACCTTGAGAGAGTTGAGGCTGGGGAGGGAGACAACCTCGACCAAATCTAATGGAAACTGTTTGCGCATACTCATGACCCTCTTCCAAGTTTCCATAAGCACATCTACATAAGTTCCCTTCAGTCAAGGTTAGGAAAGGCTGTAGTGTTTCCAGGGTAAGTTAACGGCAATCATTTTCCTCTTGAGCTGGGAAACTTGAAGCACTCTGATATCTGAAAGTGACCAAAAATAATAACAGCGGCCACATCTGCGCTCTTAGCGGAGCGTCTCCTAAATCTTTAAATTGCACTTCGGTCTCTTGCAGTCTTCTGTCGCCTCAACCACAATCTGTGTTTGCGTCTTGTGAAAACAACGGTCGTAAATTAATTCGAATCTCTCGGCGGCTACAGCTAATGGCATAAAAGgaatcaattttttctcttgtttttaccTCGACACTTGGATGTTAGCGGCATTTTCTCGTTCAGAACCATAAACGATGCATCTTCCAAAATCGTCGAGATCTATTCCAAGAACTTGATCGTTAACGTAGTGGCTTTGCTAATGGTCTCAGTTAGTTAATAAAATAGAATGCGGCGAACTATCATCGGATATGTATCAGCTAAACAAAGTCAACGAATTCTACTCCATAAACCAAGTACCATGATTTACTATCAGCTAAAATATCTatttgtgcatatatttaaaattggaaGAACAGTACGGACCAGCATGCATGTGATGTGTATtattacgcagagagagagagagagagagagagagagagagagagagagagagagagagagagagagagagagagagagagagaataagtgtgCACCTGCTGATGAAAAAAAGTTATAACACTTGTATTTAAACAAATGTGCGGTAATCTAGGTAAATAGAGCCAGGATGCTAGTAAACAGTACAATCAGGAtggataataaaatataagtttatggaataaaaatttcttaaaacatcAGAATGAGGAGGATCGGTGATTCACAGAGCAAGGGAAGAAGTGAGAGCTCAGCAAAAAGTGGCTAATTTTATATATGACAATTTTATCTAGGATGATACAATTTGGAATTACAAAAATGGATTGGACATTTATTAAGTATGTTGTTGAACGTAAAAAAATGACGAAGTTTTCAAGATAAATTACGGAGTATCGAGGTTTGAAAAGCATTAGAAGTGTAGAGAAACCAATAAACTTTGAGTAGCATTATCATGTAATATATGAACTATGTAAGTATTATATTGTAAGGTTGGAAAAAATAGGAGAAGAGAACGCACGAGGTAATACCGGGATGCTTGTGTTTACAGCGTATGAAACTTGTGAAACTCGGGGAAACTTCAGCATATATGTCTTTGATATAATAGGTACGATAGTATATGGGATTTTACTGTTCTTTCTTCTTTAAGAAGGGCATTAGTATTTACGAATGTAAtggatattatgtatgtatgtataaacacatatcacacacacacacacacacacacacacatatatatatatatatatatatatatatatatatatatatatatatatattagatgtagataaatacaatacacacacacacacacacacacacacacacatatatatatatatatatatatatatatatatatatatatatatgtatatataagctgattcgatacagttttgaatatgccttctccgtgatattctgaagtcccgtgaaaccgttataagtgatattgTGTGCATGTGCGACAGcgcaagtcaaccgccaaagacgttacaagttggggtgacttgggcagttcaaaagagtgccacgcattgataacccttcttgattggcccttgtgggtgaggagccagaataaccaaacCAATCAGcatcttgcataacgatgccgtGAGAAAGGGGTATTTGAAACAGTCAGTTGAGTATGTTAGTGGGTCCCATACAGGACAGACTGGGCCGAGACGAGTACCCAGTGCCCGCAACCGCCACATTAAGACGTGCATCgtcatgagtgtcaataacagtctaacctgccgccCGGTTATTGTTATTGCATGTTCTACATTGCATGCCTCGATTATTGTTATTGCATGTTCTACATTGCATGCAAGTATgtaaatttatctctctcctgttttttccttcatatgcCGAACCAACAAATGACcaagatcaggtcatatatatatatatatataatgtgtgtgtgtgtgtgtgtgtgtataccacatacaaattctatatctatatttagatgtgtttttatttcatctattcCCATGCATGATTATTAACAAGtttgtgaaaatatatttgttggaGTGTATTAATCTgtggaaaaatatttattaaaatataattatcctGTGACTGCCGTTGACCTAAATTCAAAATTCCAATACGTAGCGAGTTCTTTGATATCATGGTCCGATGTTTGATATTTGTTTGCATTCGtttcatataattaaaaaaacccAATTGAAcaaatttggaaaaatgtaaTTCCTCAAAAGTAACACTTCCCCAGTGTGGAGAGATAAtactgccaatggacattgcatgGCACTGTAGCTTTTCCTTGGGTTCGATACAGAAGTAGACAGTTGACTTGTCCGCTATGCTATCAGGAGagataagattttattttgattttttgttttatatgtataaatacatatacacatacattacatctatgttatatatgtatatactatatatataatatatatatatatatatatatatatatatatatatatataatattattacagtcgtgagagagaagggtaatttaccattttagcaggtgggttcagtggaccataataatacaaaataaaggtatttgaatgagaatacgatcaaacaagatttaaatataataatgcaaaaattatttacaaaacattgcaaTTAGACTTAAAGTCAATATAAAAGGAACACAAATGCCATAAAGGACAAGAATGacacaataggacaaaataaatgacaaatggcaattgacaaccacgtctcgaaaagtaatcacactagaaattaagaacacttgaaacaaaagcacaattcgttattaaacccttacaacaatatttcttatacttaggttatagatacatcacaataaagtggactgcttccctgccggacaccaaagtctttggtttagttgctgagtggagactgattcaaaattacatttaggggtcgaagaaatttaggatgggcggagcaagtaagaacaaggagtgtgaaacaaggcAAACACGTTtctgggaaaggacaaaggaaagtggtatacaggggaaaacagtcaggcaaaatatatacaataattacaataatgtggaaggtgtaataccTCCCCCTAGAGGATCAAGCCCAGCGGAGTGGCTTGATCAAAGTTAAACACCTTACACCTCCTGAGAAGGTTGAGAATGGGCCTGTGACAAGGCATCAGCAAATACGTTGTCGCTGCCCTTGAGGTGCTTTAtttgaaggttgaagttttgaAGATATAACGCCCATCTTAGTAAGCACTGATTATGGGCCTTGGTGTGCTCAAGAAAGGTGAGGGGGTTGTGGTCCGTATAGACATGGATGACGGGAGCTGCTTGTAGATAACAagggaaaacagtcaggcaaaatatatacaataattacaataatgtggaaggtgtaataccTCCCCCTAGAGGATCAAGCCCAGCGGAGTGGCTTGATCAAAGATAAACTCTTTACATCTCCTGAGAAGGTTGAGAATGGGCCCGTGACAAGGCATCAGCAAATACGTTGTCACTGCCCTTGAGGTGCTTTATTTCAAGGTTGAAGTTTTGAAGATATAAACCCCATCATAGTAAGCGCTGATTATGGGCCTTGGTGCGCTCAAGAAAGGTGAGGGGGTTGTGGTCCGTATAGACATGGAGGACGGGAGCTCCTTGTAGATAACATTCAAACTTTTGGAGAGCAAGAACCAAACTTAAAAGCTCCTTCTCTATGGTACTGTAGGACAGCTGATGAGGCTTGAAGCTACTGGAGGTGTATCCTATTGGGTGGAGTACCCCATCAATTTCCTGCAGCAACACTCCTCCAGCTCCCGTGTCGCAAGTGTCTACTTGCAAAGAGAAGGGTTTAGAAAAATTAGGACTGTGTAAGACTGGCTCActactcaaaaaatattttaaatgttcaaatgctGCCTGACATCTCTCATCCATTTCATACTTCTTTTTAGGGCTGGTAAGACTATGTAAAGGGGAAGCTACTGAAgccaaataacagcatacctagaAATCTTTTAAGGGATTTCCTAGTCTTAGGTTCTGGATAGTCAAGAAAGGCATTAACATTTGCAGTTTTAGGCCTGACATTACCTCCACCCACAATATGTCCCAAGTAAGTAACTGTAGCTTGACCAAAaacacatttttgtaaatttattgttaACTGGGCTTCTCTTAATCTATCAAAGAGCATATTCAAAAGTTTCATAAGCTCTTCCCAAGAATCTCCCATCACCAATATATCATCTAGATATGCAAATACTCCCTCTAGACCCTGAATGGTGTAGTTAATTATGCATTGAAATGTGGATGGGGCATttgttaaaccaaaaggcattacttCATACTGGAATAACCCAAAAGGAGTTATGAAAGCAGATATAAGCTTGGCTCTAGATGTTAACTTCACCTGATAATACCCCTTGAGGAGATCTATCTTAGCTACATACTTTGCTTGGCCCACAGAGTCTATAAGGTCATCTAGACGGGGTAAAGGGCAACTATCCTTAACAGTAGCAGAATTTACTCTCCTGTAGTCTGTACACAGTCGCATGCTGCCATCCTCATTTGGTACCAATAAACAGGGAGACGCCCATGGTGACTTGCTTGGTTTAGCTAATCCAGCTCTCAGAAGATATTCCACTTCTTTCATCACTAGTTTCTTGCCAGGCTGATGCGATAAGGGTGTTTTCATATGGGAGCAGTTCCTGGTAGAAGTTCGATGTCATGGGTGAGGACTGTTCACTGACCTGGATTTTCCCCATAAAGTTCTGGGTAAGAGTAAATAAGATTTTGAAGTCCTTCTgattgaaaaggagaaagatgttGACATGAGTTTTCAAAGTCTTTCAGAGCAACACCATTATCTACAAAACGCCACGAATAGATGAATTCAGGTTCACTTACTTCAGGTTTCTCGTCCTTGaccttaacattaacatttacaattttgtttccaTAACCAGTTTCAGTATTCCTGGAATGATACCTTTTAAGCAGATTGGCATGGATAATTTGAGTACTTTTCCTTCTATCAAGGGTTTCAATCACATAGGTATGATTATTGacatttttaaccctcttacgccgaagcggtaaaaaaaaaaattgtctcccatgtgccggaggtgtttcagagtgagcgcggaagcg
This window of the Macrobrachium nipponense isolate FS-2020 chromosome 5, ASM1510439v2, whole genome shotgun sequence genome carries:
- the LOC135215799 gene encoding uncharacterized protein K02A2.6-like, with the translated sequence MPIREAKLELRVGGMHDPAKKQMVSTAMSSRNETKMEVVLDNPLMDYEKVDLEQAPTHIDTRSQAGEKVNDFEVDKDFLAKPGKKLVMKEVEYLLRAGLAKPSKSPWASPCLLVPNEDGSMRLCTDYRRVNSATVKDSCPLPRLDDLIDSVGQAKYVAKIDLLKGYYQGLEGVFAYLDDILVMGDSWEELMKLLNMLFDRLREAQLTINLQKCVFGQATVTYLGHIVGGDTCDTGAGGVLLQEIDGVLHPIGYTSSSFKPHQLSYSTIEKELLTPVIHVYTDHNPLTFLEHTKAHNQCLLRWALYLQNFNLQIKHLKGSDNVFADALSQAHSQPSQEV